The genomic DNA GAAAAAGGATTACAAGCCGCAAGGAGAGATTGAGCGTATTTTTGACGAAGAGCCTGCTACTGTGGCAGAGAAGCGTCGTGAGGTAAAACTGGCGGTTTCTCTCCCTAAGCTGTTGTTCGGATTCAAAGAAGCCAAGGTAGGTCTCACGGGTGGGGAACTGCTTCGTCATGATCTGGAAACCAAGTTGATGCTTGATCTTTTGTTTGGCTCCAGCACGCAGCTGTATCAAAAGCTCTACGATGAAGACCTCATTTCAGATAGCTTCGGCCATGAGTACAACAGTACACCGCAGTATGCGTTCTCTGCTATCGGTGGAGATACAAAGGACCCGGATGGGCTGTTGGCGCGGATACGTAAAGAGGTGAGCTCCATTCAAAAACAGGGCTTCACGGCAGAACATTTTGAACGGGCACGTAAAAAGAAAATCGGCGGTTACCTGCGTATGCTTAATTCGCCCGAAAATATAGCGCATGAGTTTACGAGACACCGCTTCCGGGATAGCGATTTTTTCCAATTGCTTCCGGTCTATGAAAGTATTACACTTGAGGATGTTAACCGTCGTCTGAAGGATCATATTCAGTGGGATCAGATGGCCATATCGCTGGTGGTGAGTCCGTAATGCCCAGGGAGAGGGAACCGATAACCACCAAGGATGGGGAATTAAAAGCCCTTGGCGATACGACTGTGCTGATCACAGGAGCAAGCGGCGGGATTGGAGCGGCTATTGCGGAGCGTTTTGCGGCTGTTGGGATGAATGTGGTCATTCACTACATGAAGTCCCATGAAAAAGCGAATGAAGTTGCCCGCCGTTGTATGGCTTATTCAGGCAAGGTGATGACCGTGTCAGCGGATCTGCGGAGCAAGGAGCAGATTGAACGCATGCGGGAGAAGCTGGAGAATCACGGAATGAAGCCAGATATTCTTGTGAATAACGCTGGATTATCTCATTATGGATTGCTGACAGATGTGTCGGAAGAGGAATGGGATGAAGTGATGGCCGTCAATGTGAAGGGAACCTTTTTGTGTACGCAGGTTTTTATGCCGCACATGATTTCCCAACGCTATGGCCGTATCGTGAATGTGTCTTCTGTATGGGGAATATGCGGCGCTTCGTGCGAGGTGCTGTATTCCACCACCAAAGGCGGGATCAACGCATTCACTAAAGCACTGGCTCAAGAAGTTGCACCTTCCGGCGTAACGGTAAATGCGGTAGCTCCGGGTGCAGTGGATACGTCTATGCTGGATCATCTGGACGAAGGGGAAATTTCCAGTCTCGAAGAAGAAATCCCTGCCGGTCGATTGGCTCGGCCTGATGAAATTTCATCACTGGTTTATTTTCTGGCGCTTCCTGAATCTGGTTATATTAACGGGCAGGTCATTAGTCCTAACGGAGGATGGGTGACTTGACGACAAGTACAGTGTTTGGAGGAAATCACCAGTATAGAGTGCACCTGAGAAGAACATATTATAACTGTTGATTTTAAATCTGAATCATCTAAGGAGGATTTAAGTATGTCAACAGTTGTTCAGAATTTCGATACCTGGAAGAAGTTCCTTGGTCAGCGTGTGGAACAGGCGGAGAAGCTGGGAATCAGCCAGGATACCATTTCAGAGCTTGCTTATGAAATCGGTGATTTTCTGGATGAGAAGGTCGATCCGGCCAACCACTCCAACCGCGCACTGAAAGAACTGTGGGGAGTTGCCGATGAGGACGAGCGTCACACTATCGCCCGGCTGATGGTCAAATTAGCCAAAAGCAACGCATAAGCAGGAACCAACATGAAAAGCTCCCTTTTGGGGGCTTTTCTGTAATGGTTACAGAGCTGTTCTTGTAATTCCTTTGTAATTTATATATCATAAACGTGATTGAGGCTTATGCGATTGTGTTGAATACAGGAAGCCTTTAGGGTCTCAATAATTGGTTTTGTCGAATGGTGTTATTCTATGATACAATAAGGCTTTGATTTGGAAATGTTAACGGTTTTGAATGTGAATGAGGTGCTAACGTGACGGAGGAATTGAAACAGTGGTACATGGAGTACAAGATACATAAAAATCGTCCCGGATTGCTGGGAGACATTGCTTCCATGCTTGGTATTCTGGGGGTTAATATACTGACGATCAACGGTGTTGAAGGCGAAAGACGGGGGATGCTGCTGGAAACGGACGATGACGAGAAGATACGCATTCTGGGAGATACTTTAAAAAAGGCCAGCAATATTACAGTTACGGCGTTGCGCGCTCCGAGGCTGGTCGATATATTGGCAGTAAGACACGGACGTTACATTGATCGGGATTCGGACGACCGCAAAACATTCCGCTTTACACGCGACGAGCTTGGGTTACTGGTCGATTTTTTGGGTGAAGTATTAAAGAGGGATGGAAATCAGGTGATTGGACTTCGCGGAATGCCTCGTGTGGGTAAAACCGAATCCATCATTGCCAGCAGCGTATGCGCCATGAAGCGCTGGACTTTTGTGTCTTCAACGCTCTTACGGCAGACGGTGCGGAGTCAGCTATCCGAAGAGGAAATGAACCCTAACAATGTATTTATTATTGACGGCATTGTGAGTACAATTCGGTCAAATGAAAGACATTATCACCTGCTTCAGGAAATTATGAGCATGCCGAGTACGAAGGTTATTGAGCATCCTGACGTTTTTGTGCGTGAATCGGGATACAGCTTCGACGATTTCAATTTCATTATTGAACTTCGCAATAATCCGGCTGAGGAAATTATTTATGATACCTTTACAGCCAGTTATACTGAAGATCTTTAAATAAGCGTAATTATACAAGGAGATGATGACATGTCAGAACTGGGTCAGCAATTAAAGGAGGCCCGGCTGCAAAAAGGATTGAGCCTTGACGATGTTCAGGAAATGACGAAGATACGCAAACGTTATCTGGAAGCCATTGAGACGGGCGATTACAAAGTGCTGCCGGGAAGCTTTTATGTCAGAGCTTTCATTAAAACGTACGCTGAAACAGTGGGTTTAAACCCCGACGAGATTCTGGAAGGACATAAAAGCAATGTACCTGAACCGGAGCCGGAAGCTGTCATGGAGCCTGTGACACAGAAACGCTCCAGCCGTCCCGCTACGATTGGAAACCTCAAGTGGTTGCCGACAGCTTTAATGTGGCTTTTTCTGGTTCTCATTGTTGGGGTTATTTATGCATATTGGGTGAGTAACAATCATACAGCTCCAAAAACAGCCGAGAATACAACGCCGATTACGACACCGATTACGTCCACTCCAAACAGCACCAAGGAGGGAACCACGACACCGCCGCAAAATACGACGACAACCCCTCCTCAGGGAAGTGCTCAGACGACAACGCCGAATAACGGTCAGACGGCAGCTCCAAATGGTGGCGGCGGACAAACCACTCCTGATGTTGGGCAAACGGGGCAAACCCAACCATCGGGAGGTACAGGAACGGATACGACCACTCCTGACAGTAGCCAACAGCCCAATACCACTACTCCGCAACAAGGTGTAACCGTGGCTCAGGATGGCAAGCAAGGCAAAACGACGATTTTTAAAGTGTCCAGTGCAACCGGAGCTACAGTCAAAGTTGATATTAAGGCAACGGGAGAAAGCTGGCTTGAGGTATACAAGGGGCAAAACTCCCGTGGTGAAAAGCTGAGTTATGGCATGACCAAAAGTGGAGATGTCATGTCCTTTGATATAGGCCCGGAAGGCTTGTATATCAAATCAGGACGCTCTTCTGCCACGGATATTTCCGTAGCAGGTCAACCGATAACAGATAATAAATCGACGACTCGGGTTTTAATACAGCAAGGAGAAGCTTCATCGACCGGAACGAGTGCCGGGGTGAGTGGTACTACTACGGATTCGAATACAGGCAGTACGGGTTCAACACAGAGCGGTATAGATTCTTCGACTACTGGCGGTGAATAAACCCTCTATTGCGCGGAGATACTAATGACTGTAATTCATGGAAAGCCAGTCATTTCATTTTCCGCAAAGTGAGGTGTATACATTATGACCGTCAGCTGGATTGTGACAGGGCTTGGTATCATTGTCAGCCTGCTTGGTTATTATCTGACCCCAAGCGCATGGGGCTATGGCATACTGGGCTTTGGTCTTGCACACATTGTGCTGGGACTTCTGGATATGTTCCGGAATCCATCCCGTAGCCATAGTTAGAAAAGTTTACAGCTCGAATGAAATAAAGGCGTTTTTGTCCTTAACTGGCAAGAGCGCCTTTTTAGTGAGCGGATTATTGGATTTTTGTAATTGACTAGCCTATAATTAGTTATTGAACTTTGTTGTGGAAAGGAAAGTGAAACGATGGCTTCAGAAAATTCATTTGATATCGTCTCCAAAATGGATATGCAGGAATTGACCAATGCGGTTCATCAGACGGAGCGTGAAATTGAAACACGATTTGATTTTAAGGGGAGCAAAAGCAGCCTTAAGCTTGAAAAGGAAGCTCTTACAATTGCATCGGAGGACGAATACAAGCTCAACGCGGTAATTGATATTTTGCAATCTAAAATGGCCAAGCGCGGTTTATCTCTTAAAAACGTGGAGTACGGGAAGCTGGAGCCGGCGTCTATGGGTTCAGTGCGCCAGCGTCTTGCACTCAAGCAGGGGATTGATCAGGATAATGCCAAAAAAATTAACATTCTTATCCGGGACTCCAAGCTGAAAGTGAAAAGTCAGATTCAAGGTGATCAGATCCGCGTGACCGGAAAAAACAAGGATGATTTACAAGCGGTCATTCAGTTATTGTGCAAAGCGGATCTACCATTGGAACTTCAATTTACGAATATGAAATAAAGCCGTTTTCCCTTATGTAGATTGTAAGAAAAAATGATGCTTGATACGCCGGCAGGTTATTTTGACATGCGTTTTGCACCATATTATACTTGTAACGAAAATGCAGATGATCAGGTGTATAGCGGTATTCAAAACGATTTACATAGGATTGAATTCAATCCGAAAACTGCCATTTTTAATCAAGTACGATAATCAGGGGAGAGTGTGTTGTGAATTTACCCAACAGAATTACAATAACGCGGATTTGCCTCATCCCGGTAATGATGCTGGCCTTGCTGGTGGATTTTGATTTCTATCCGCCGCCGATTGAGATCGGAGCTTTTGAGCTGCCGTATAATCAGTTGATTGCGGCTATCATTTTCCTCATAGCCGCCAGCACGGATGGCCTTGACGGATACTTGGCCCGTAAAAATAACATGGTCACCAACTTGGGGAAATTACTGGACCCTCTTGCGGATAAGCTTCTGGTAACTGCTATTTTGGTTTCTTTGGTGGAAATGGGCAAAATTGATTCGTGGATTGTTGTTGTCATTGTTAGCCGTGAGTTTGCGGTTACTGGTCTGCGTCAGATTGCTTTATTGGATGGCTCTGTGGTCGCTGCAAGCAACTGGGGCAAATTAAAGACCATTATCCAGATCGTTGCCATTGTAGCGTTACTCATTAATAACTTCCCGTTTGTTTTTCTGGGTATTCCGTTTGATTTAATAACGATATGGGCCGCTGTGTTGATCACCATTTATTCGGGTATTGATTACTTTGTAAAGAATATCCATTTGCTGAGTTCCTCCAAAGTTTAACAGGATAAATTTTATGGAAACAGCAATAGGGACTAAACTTATTGCTGTTTCTTTTACATAATTCTCACAACATTCGCTCTACAGGAGGCAGAAACGATGAAAGCTGAAATCATCGCAGTAGGAACTGAATTATTGCTCGGACAAATTGTGAATACGAATGCCCAATATTTGTCACAAGAGTTGGCTACGATTGGGATTGATGTATATTTTCAGACGGTTGTTGGCGATAACATGGATCGGCTTCAGGAAGCGGTGCGTCTGGCTCAGAAGCGTGCGGATATTATTTTGTTCTCGGGCGGTTTGGGACCGACTCAGGATGATTTGACGAAAGATGCAATCGCCGCTGTGCTGGGGCGTAAATTGCATATAGACCGTCTCGCTATGGATAAGCTGGAACAGTTTTTCCGTAATCGCGGGGTAGAAATGACCGAAAATAATCGGCGTCAAGCGCTTTCCATTGAAGGGGCTACCCCGCTTGGAAATGAGACAGGTCTGGCTGTGGGCGATGCGATTGCACAGAATGGTAAATATTATGTGGTTTTGCCTGGACCGCCGAAGGAACTCAAGCCGATGTTTGAGAATCAGGCAAAACCTTGGTTGCTCCAGCAAGCACTGAGCGGTGAGGAGCTGCCGATTTATTCAAAAATGCTAAAGTTTGCAGGAATCGGTGAGTCAGCTCTCGAAACCCGCTTATTGGATCTGATCCAATCACAGACAGACCCGACGATTGCTCCTTATGCCAAGGAGGGAGAGGTCACAATCCGTATATCCACCAAGGCGGCCAGCGAGAGCGAGGCACTGGTCAAGCTTGGGGCTACGGAAGCAGAAATTCAACAGCGTCTTTCGGAATACATGTATGCGAGCGAGGATGTCCCGCTGGAGAAGGTTATTGTGGATTTGATGTCCGATCGCGGACTGACTGTTAGCGCGGCGGAAAGCTGCACAGGTGGAATGCTAATGGAGCATATCACTTCTGTCCCGGGTAGTGCAGCTATGTTTCAGGGAGGTATCGTGTGTTATTCCAATGAAATGAAGAAGAAGCTGCTCAACGTGCCACATGATTATCTGGAGGGGGACAATGCGCCCGGCGCAGTAAGCGAGGAGGTAGCTCTTGTACTTGCGGAGCAGGCAAGAATGGTCACGGACAGTGATTTTGGGCTCTCGGTTACTGGTGTAGCTGGGCCAGGATATTCTGAGCGGAAGCCGGTTGGTCTGGTTTATATCGGTATTGCTGAGCGCGACAAAGAAACTGAGGTATACGAGCTGAAACTGAGCGGGAATCGTGAAACGATCCGCCTGCGGTCTGTTAAGGCAATCCTGTACAGATTATGGCGCAGACTGGCGGAAAATGAGCAGCACTCTTTATGAGTTGTATCCGACGCGAGTTTTCATAGAGTTGTTTTAGATAAACGATTAATGATATAATCATATTATCGGAAGAACCGTTGCAAAAGCCTTTTTGCCTGCGGTTCTTTTTTGATTTATGAGACAAATGGAAGTATAAAAGAGAACTGACTAACAAAAAAAACGAATGTATGTTCGAAAAAATGCTTGGCAAGCGTGTCAAAACAAGGTATTATTAAAGTACAAACAACGAAGGATGTGAGTTTATTGTCAGATCGTCGTGCTGCGCTGGATATGGCGCTCCGTCAAATAGAAAAGCAATTCGGTAAAGGTTCCATTATGAAGTTAGGTGAGTCCACACATATGCAAGTGGAAACCTCTCCCAGTGGTTCGATTGCTTTGGATATTGCGTTAGGAACGGGCGGCTTCCCGAGAGGCCGAGTTATTGAAATATATGGACCGGAATCGTCTGGTAAAACGACAGTAGCACTTCATGCTATCGCAGAGGTACAAAAAGCAGGCGGACAAGCCGCCTTTATCGACGCCGAGCATGCGCTTGATCCGTCGTATGCCAGCAAGTTGGGTGTTAATATTGATGAGCTGTTACTATCGCAGCCAGATACAGGGGAGCAGGCACTTGAGATTGCCGAAGCGCTTGTACGTAGTGGGGCAGTGGATATTGTTGTTGTTGACTCTGTAGCAGCACTTGTGCCGAAGGCGGAGATTGAAGGAGAGATGGGAGATTCCCACGTTGGTCTTCAAGCCCGTTTGATGTCACAGGCATTGCGTAAGCTGTCCGGTGCTATTAACAAGTCGAAAACGATTGCTATCTTTATTAACCAATTGCGTGAAAAAGTAGGCGTTATGTTCGGTAATCCTGAAACGACACCAGGCGGACGTGCTCTGAAATTTTACTCCACTGTACGTTTGGATGTCCGTCGTATTGAGAGCTTGAAAATGGGGAACGACATTGTAGGTAACCGCACACGTATTAAAGTAGTGAAGAACAAGGTGGCACCTCCTTTCCGCCAGGCCGAGGTGGATATTATGTACGGCGAAGGCATCTCCAGAGAAGGCAGCTTGATCGACATTGGTACAGAGCATGACATTGTTGACAAGAGCGGAGCCTGGTATTCTTATGAAGGTGAGCGACTCGGTCAGGGACGTGAAAATGCAAAGCAATTTTTGAAGGAAAATCCGAACATTGCTAGTACGATCGAGCAAAAAATTCGTGTGGCCAGCAATCTGATTACGACGGTAGCTCCCCCGACAGAAGAAGAGTTGGCACAGCAAGCCAAGGAAGAGCAGGAATTGCTGGAGCTTGAATAAAGCTTAGTTAATGCCTGGTTTGTGAATGAAGCCGGGGTTATGGCACAGTCCGTTTGAATAGCATGATTCTGATGCCCTGCACAGTTGTGCAGGGCATTTTTGCATCGAATATGGCCTAGTGTTAGCTGACATTTTACTGATGCGTGGCGGGCGTTCTCGGCTTGCCTTCGTGAATATCAAAGTGAGGGAAGCACATTGCAATTGGAAGATGAAGGTGGACATATTTCGAAAGAAGATAAGCAGCAAGGTATTTTCCTTTTTCCCGATCATGAGGAATTGATGATTACGAGGGTGGAACAGGGACAGGGCAGGAAACGCGGAAGATACACGATTCATTTTGGTCCGTATTCATTGTCCATACTGGAAGATGTAATGATCAAGTTCAATATGTTCAAGGGAACGACTTTTGTCAAAAAGGAACTGGAAGAAATCGTTCTGGCGGACGAAAAGCAACAGGCGTATGTGCAGGCACTTCGTTATTTGGGACGAAAGCCGCGTACACGTCAGGAGATTGAGCAGCGTTTGACGCAAAAGGAAATGGGTCAAGCTGTAATTGCTGAGGTGTTGGACCGTCTGGAGTGGGAACAACTTGTGGATGACGATCTGTACGCCCGTCAGTGGGCAAGGCAACGCATAACGAGCCAACGGAAGGGGAAGATGTGGGTAAGGCAGGAACTGCGTCAAAAGGGCATTTCTAAAGCCTCTATCGGGGAAGCTTTAGGTGAGGTCAGCGATCAGGAGGAATGGGAGAGTGCTTTGATAGTCGGACGCAAGAAATGGAATCAGGTGCGTGGAGATATAATGGAGAAAAAACGGAAAACGTACCCCTTTCTCATGAGACGCGGGTACTCGGGGGATATGACACGCCGCGTAGTTAATCATCTTACAATGGCCGAGCAAGACGGGGCTTCCGATGACGAGGAATTATCACTGTGGGATGAATAGCTTCAAACAGCCGGGCATCCATTAGCTGGCATAGGCGAACAGGATGAGCTGGTTATCACATGGAAAGCCACATGGTAATCTACTAAAGTTTGCATTCCCTTGACAATGCCATTTGTCAAATAATAAAATATATATGAAACGATGCTTGTGGAACACCCTTTTTCCTTCCAAAAAAGTGGAGTCCATGGGTACGTTCTCATCGCCAAATAACAAGTGATGCCGCTATGCCAGGCGGAATTGTACATGTGAAAGCATGTGCATATGAAATGAAACGGCTGCGTGCCGTTATCTTAGTTTGACGATCAAAGCTAATGTGACAATTGCAAAAAGTCCCAAGGAATGCCTTGGAGGAACCAACGAGGAGGTGAACAGTATGATGATGACTGCGATCTGGTTCGTTCTCGTTGCTGTAGCCGCGTTATTCTTTGGGTTCGGGATTGGTTATTTTATTCGCAAATCTATTGCAGAAGCTAAAATCTCCAGTGCGGAAGAAGCTGCCGCGCAAATCGTGGAGAACGCGAAAAAAGAGGCAGAAGCGCTGAAGAA from Paenibacillus sp. FSL R10-2782 includes the following:
- a CDS encoding DUF3243 domain-containing protein; translation: MSTVVQNFDTWKKFLGQRVEQAEKLGISQDTISELAYEIGDFLDEKVDPANHSNRALKELWGVADEDERHTIARLMVKLAKSNA
- a CDS encoding YajQ family cyclic di-GMP-binding protein, coding for MASENSFDIVSKMDMQELTNAVHQTEREIETRFDFKGSKSSLKLEKEALTIASEDEYKLNAVIDILQSKMAKRGLSLKNVEYGKLEPASMGSVRQRLALKQGIDQDNAKKINILIRDSKLKVKSQIQGDQIRVTGKNKDDLQAVIQLLCKADLPLELQFTNMK
- the recA gene encoding recombinase RecA, translated to MSDRRAALDMALRQIEKQFGKGSIMKLGESTHMQVETSPSGSIALDIALGTGGFPRGRVIEIYGPESSGKTTVALHAIAEVQKAGGQAAFIDAEHALDPSYASKLGVNIDELLLSQPDTGEQALEIAEALVRSGAVDIVVVDSVAALVPKAEIEGEMGDSHVGLQARLMSQALRKLSGAINKSKTIAIFINQLREKVGVMFGNPETTPGGRALKFYSTVRLDVRRIESLKMGNDIVGNRTRIKVVKNKVAPPFRQAEVDIMYGEGISREGSLIDIGTEHDIVDKSGAWYSYEGERLGQGRENAKQFLKENPNIASTIEQKIRVASNLITTVAPPTEEELAQQAKEEQELLELE
- a CDS encoding DUF3388 domain-containing protein, whose translation is MTEELKQWYMEYKIHKNRPGLLGDIASMLGILGVNILTINGVEGERRGMLLETDDDEKIRILGDTLKKASNITVTALRAPRLVDILAVRHGRYIDRDSDDRKTFRFTRDELGLLVDFLGEVLKRDGNQVIGLRGMPRVGKTESIIASSVCAMKRWTFVSSTLLRQTVRSQLSEEEMNPNNVFIIDGIVSTIRSNERHYHLLQEIMSMPSTKVIEHPDVFVRESGYSFDDFNFIIELRNNPAEEIIYDTFTASYTEDL
- a CDS encoding competence/damage-inducible protein A is translated as MKAEIIAVGTELLLGQIVNTNAQYLSQELATIGIDVYFQTVVGDNMDRLQEAVRLAQKRADIILFSGGLGPTQDDLTKDAIAAVLGRKLHIDRLAMDKLEQFFRNRGVEMTENNRRQALSIEGATPLGNETGLAVGDAIAQNGKYYVVLPGPPKELKPMFENQAKPWLLQQALSGEELPIYSKMLKFAGIGESALETRLLDLIQSQTDPTIAPYAKEGEVTIRISTKAASESEALVKLGATEAEIQQRLSEYMYASEDVPLEKVIVDLMSDRGLTVSAAESCTGGMLMEHITSVPGSAAMFQGGIVCYSNEMKKKLLNVPHDYLEGDNAPGAVSEEVALVLAEQARMVTDSDFGLSVTGVAGPGYSERKPVGLVYIGIAERDKETEVYELKLSGNRETIRLRSVKAILYRLWRRLAENEQHSL
- a CDS encoding SDR family oxidoreductase, which codes for MPREREPITTKDGELKALGDTTVLITGASGGIGAAIAERFAAVGMNVVIHYMKSHEKANEVARRCMAYSGKVMTVSADLRSKEQIERMREKLENHGMKPDILVNNAGLSHYGLLTDVSEEEWDEVMAVNVKGTFLCTQVFMPHMISQRYGRIVNVSSVWGICGASCEVLYSTTKGGINAFTKALAQEVAPSGVTVNAVAPGAVDTSMLDHLDEGEISSLEEEIPAGRLARPDEISSLVYFLALPESGYINGQVISPNGGWVT
- the pgsA gene encoding CDP-diacylglycerol--glycerol-3-phosphate 3-phosphatidyltransferase encodes the protein MNLPNRITITRICLIPVMMLALLVDFDFYPPPIEIGAFELPYNQLIAAIIFLIAASTDGLDGYLARKNNMVTNLGKLLDPLADKLLVTAILVSLVEMGKIDSWIVVVIVSREFAVTGLRQIALLDGSVVAASNWGKLKTIIQIVAIVALLINNFPFVFLGIPFDLITIWAAVLITIYSGIDYFVKNIHLLSSSKV
- a CDS encoding RecX family transcriptional regulator; the encoded protein is MQLEDEGGHISKEDKQQGIFLFPDHEELMITRVEQGQGRKRGRYTIHFGPYSLSILEDVMIKFNMFKGTTFVKKELEEIVLADEKQQAYVQALRYLGRKPRTRQEIEQRLTQKEMGQAVIAEVLDRLEWEQLVDDDLYARQWARQRITSQRKGKMWVRQELRQKGISKASIGEALGEVSDQEEWESALIVGRKKWNQVRGDIMEKKRKTYPFLMRRGYSGDMTRRVVNHLTMAEQDGASDDEELSLWDE
- a CDS encoding RodZ domain-containing protein translates to MSELGQQLKEARLQKGLSLDDVQEMTKIRKRYLEAIETGDYKVLPGSFYVRAFIKTYAETVGLNPDEILEGHKSNVPEPEPEAVMEPVTQKRSSRPATIGNLKWLPTALMWLFLVLIVGVIYAYWVSNNHTAPKTAENTTPITTPITSTPNSTKEGTTTPPQNTTTTPPQGSAQTTTPNNGQTAAPNGGGGQTTPDVGQTGQTQPSGGTGTDTTTPDSSQQPNTTTPQQGVTVAQDGKQGKTTIFKVSSATGATVKVDIKATGESWLEVYKGQNSRGEKLSYGMTKSGDVMSFDIGPEGLYIKSGRSSATDISVAGQPITDNKSTTRVLIQQGEASSTGTSAGVSGTTTDSNTGSTGSTQSGIDSSTTGGE